The region TGAATTTGTGTTAAATTCTGTTCAAATCagtcataattttttatacaataattacCTTTTCAAATGCACTTTGAGGATAGAAGTGGCATGCTCTTAGGAAAATAACCAAGAAATCATCATCGTCTCTGTAGTAAATATCGGGGCAGGAATGTAATAATTCACGCAATTCTTTAATGGCAGCCTCTTTAACTTCGGGAGTTTCACGCAATTCATTTTTGGCAATTTCCATAGTTTCAGGGCGATAATAACCAATGCGTATATTGAACGCTTCTACGCTGTTCTCGTTCGACATGTTGTCtagatgaatttaaaaaaattaacaataataaaaaactattaacagTTACAATTGAAGGTAGAATTTCATAATCATTTACTAAACTTTACTATTAACAAAATTACTCTATTATTGTTGCGTTATTATTGttgattaaatacaaaaattaaatttttatttgtttaacattataAACGCTCTTAATgtgattgtttttatttaagtaatttgcgtttttttatttattttttgaaaacacttacaaattttgtttgctttgtttgt is a window of Lucilia cuprina isolate Lc7/37 unplaced genomic scaffold, ASM2204524v1 Scaffold_8441, whole genome shotgun sequence DNA encoding:
- the LOC111679163 gene encoding clavesin-2, which gives rise to MSNENSVEAFNIRIGYYRPETMEIAKNELRETPEVKEAAIKELRELLHSCPDIYYRDDDDFLVIFLRACHFYPQSAFEKVIIV